The Triticum urartu cultivar G1812 unplaced genomic scaffold, Tu2.1 TuUngrouped_contig_4326, whole genome shotgun sequence genomic sequence CTTATCGACTATGGATGTGTTTTAGACCAAAATTCACGGGTTCAAAAAAAAATTGCCACAAGATTTCTATTTTCCTTAATTTGCAGCAATGAAAAGTCAAGTTcgataaaacaccaaaaataattTTAATAGATGGTTACATCCAGTAGAAATTTGAACCCCTTCGTCAACCTGGGGTCAGAGCTAGATCCCCTTCGTCAGCTTACGACAGAGAGTTCCAAACCTGCCAGAAATTTCTCTCCTTTGCCACCGCCGGCGCCGCGCCATGTTCCGCCTCCCAAGATCTACCCTTTCCGGCATCCTCCTCTCTTCTTACACCGCCTCTTCCATCTACTCTCTCCACCGCTGCCTCCTCTCCGCCACCGTCGCCGGCTCCCGCATCTCCCCAAGTCCTAGCTTCGCCGTGGATGAGTACCTCGTCGACACCTGCAGCCTCACCCGACCCCAGGCCCTCAAGGCATCCGCTAAGATCTCCCACATCAAGTCCCCCACCAATCCCGACGCCGTGCTCGCCTTCCTCGCCGGCCTCGGCTTCTCCGGCGCCGATGTCTCCGCCCTCATCGCCAAGGACCCCAAGTTCCTCTGTGCCAGCGTCGGGCGAACCCTGTCGCCCATTTTCAAGGAGCTCACCGGCCTCGGTCTCTCCCATTCTGAGGTCGTCCGCCTCGTCTCGCTCACCGCCCGCAGCGGCCATTTCCGTCATAGATTTGTCGTCTCCAGGGTGCACTACTACCTGTCCCTCTTCGGCTCCTCTGAGAATCTCCTCCACGCTCTCAAGGGCCGCTTTTGCTTTCTCGGTTCTGACCTCGAGAGGCGAGTGAAGCCCACTGTCATGCTCCTGCAGGAGTGCGGGCTAGGTGCTTGCGATATTGCCAAGCTGTTAACCGTTGTGCCCAGTATGCTCACCGCCAACCCAGAGCGCATCCGGGTGATGGTGGCATGCGCGGAAGGTATAGGTGTGCCCCGTGGCTCTCGGATTTTCAGAGCAGCGCTGCATGCTGTTGCATTCCAAAGCGAGGAGAAGGTTGCCGCTAAAGTGGAGTACTCGAGGAACACGTTCGGTTGGTCACATGCCGAGGTGGGCATTGCTGTGTCTAAATTCCCCAATCTCCTGAGGAATTCAAAGGACAAGCTGCAGCGTATGTCTGAGTTCTTCATCTCCGAGGTGGGGCTGGAACCGGCCTATATTGCTCATCAGCCCGTAATGCTCGGTTACAGTCTAGAGGGACGGCTCAGACCTCGATACTACGTTGTAAAGTTTCTCAAGAAAAATGGGTTGCTCAAGCGTGTCCCGAAATGCAGTACAATTTTCCATTATGTCGAGAAGTCATTCGTGGACAGGTACATACGCCCTCACAAAGAAGATGCACCTCACCTTGCTGAAGACTATCCTGCCGCCTGCAGAGGTGAAAtgtgttggaattttgctagtaggcctttggcccaaagcccaactaaaattctgaaattctcttggtctattcatgcacacatgtgagtggagtgagtgaggctaaagtttagtcccaccccggaagttgagagagagttgcacctctttataaggtgagctcttctaccacttgtataagcatgagaagaggagacctacatgCGCGCTcatcctcctcgctcgcctcaccacgccacgccacgcctcgtcacgacgcgccgcgggttgcgggattgagccgaggacagagctatgcacgttgtctatatttttgctgcatgggaaaattaatgagtcattaattaataattaacggacgcgttaattactgaaccgtttccgattcttttggatcgtgacgactcggacgtggggtttactcacacgccctacccggcccgcactatatagtcacgCAGACGTCTAccttagccgccgccgcttcgtatggtttctcaccaccgttccagatcattgcgccgccgagcaagtcttctccatccctcctttcggcgtgcaccgcgagaagggacaacaggcctccggaaccccgcctctcgtgatcctgtacaggagaggggcgatcaggtttttggggagcgcactcgcgcgactgctgacagcgacgacttcgcgaacgacaaCTTCTTCCCCAACCTCGGCAACctcgtcctcgacgacatgggcgacaacgtcaacgccggcggtgctgcacccgctgcaccgtatgtatTCTacccttcctgttcgagatcgtggtagaattcatgcttctagtatgtgccctagatgtgatatgttcatctgctatgctagttcgcatgattagtttaatctctgctgtTGTCTCGTAGTCCAGATATGTACAGATCGCAGCTCTCTTGGAAACATTCATTgaagaaaacaacaaaaaaattGTTTAGGTGCAGCTCACTTGTTTCATTGCCGCAGTGATCTTCTCTCTTTGCTGCATCTAAAGCTGCCTGCCTTTAAGggggcgcaatataagaggtggcgcacaagagcagtctactggtttcagaccaAAGAATATTGGAAAAAGAAAAATTGATGCAGTGCACTCACCTCGTCCCTGCAGTACCAACGCTCGACATGAAGTGCACTCCACCACGTTTGGAAAAATTTACGTCCCACAAAAAAAAAACCATGCAGTGCACTTGCGCA encodes the following:
- the LOC125527661 gene encoding transcription termination factor MTERF8, chloroplastic-like — its product is MFRLPRSTLSGILLSSYTASSIYSLHRCLLSATVAGSRISPSPSFAVDEYLVDTCSLTRPQALKASAKISHIKSPTNPDAVLAFLAGLGFSGADVSALIAKDPKFLCASVGRTLSPIFKELTGLGLSHSEVVRLVSLTARSGHFRHRFVVSRVHYYLSLFGSSENLLHALKGRFCFLGSDLERRVKPTVMLLQECGLGACDIAKLLTVVPSMLTANPERIRVMVACAEGIGVPRGSRIFRAALHAVAFQSEEKVAAKVEYSRNTFGWSHAEVGIAVSKFPNLLRNSKDKLQRMSEFFISEVGLEPAYIAHQPVMLGYSLEGRLRPRYYVVKFLKKNGLLKRVPKCSTIFHYVEKSFVDRYIRPHKEDAPHLAEDYPAACRGEIYVQIAALLETFIEENNKKIV